The following proteins are encoded in a genomic region of Musa acuminata AAA Group cultivar baxijiao chromosome BXJ2-11, Cavendish_Baxijiao_AAA, whole genome shotgun sequence:
- the LOC103972620 gene encoding B-box zinc finger protein 21-like isoform X1, which yields MKVQCEVCTAEAASVFCCADEAALCDSCDRRVHGANRLAGKHRRFSLLHPSSSAQPPPLCDVCKEKTGFLFCQEDRAILCRDCDLPIHSASALTMKHSRFLLTGIRLSAAPKLDAEAVTSMHGHCDIKTDSSGGGSMVATTNSSSISEYLMNMLPGWHVDDFLMDDVTAQAFCKTEEVEEEEEEEVNPFNVMDTSNSVWNGYEAPCWVAGGEGTGVEEVEMQASAGVKRPRISIRYL from the exons ATGAAGGTGCAGTGCGAGGTCTGCACTGCGGAGGCCGCGTCGGTGTTCTGCTGCGCCGACGAAGCTGCGCTCTGCGACAGCTGCGACCGCCGCGTCCACGGCGCCAACAGGCTTGCCGGCAAGCACCGCCGCTTCTCCCTCCTCCATCCCTCTTCTTCCGCCCAGCCCCCGCCACTCTGCGATGTTTGCAAG GAGAAGACGGGCTTCCTCTTCTGCCAAGAGGACCGCGCCATCTTGTGCAGGGACTGCGACCTTCCGATCCACAGCGCCTCAGCACTCACCATGAAGCACAGCAGGTTCCTCCTCACCGGTATCCGCCTCTCCGCCGCTCCGAAACTGGACGCCGAGGCCGTGACCAGTATGCATGGCCACTGCGACATCAAAACcgacagcagcggcggcggcagcatgGTGGCAACGACGAACAGCAGTAGTATCTCGGAGTACCTGATGAACATGCTGCCCGGATGGCACGTCGATGACTTCCTAATGGACGACGTCACCGCACAAGCCTTCTGTAAG acggaggaggtggaggaggaggaggaggaggaggtgaatcCATTCAACGTAATGGATACCAGCAACAGTGTGTGGAATGGCTATGAGGCTCCCTGTTGGGTCGCAGGTGGCGAGGGCAccggggtcgaggaggtggagatgCAGGCCAGCGCGGGTGTCAAGAGGCCGAGGATCTCCATTAGGTACCTGTAA
- the LOC103972620 gene encoding B-box zinc finger protein 21-like isoform X2, with the protein MKVQCEVCTAEAASVFCCADEAALCDSCDRRVHGANRLAGKHRRFSLLHPSSSAQPPPLCDVCKEKTGFLFCQEDRAILCRDCDLPIHSASALTMKHSRFLLTGIRLSAAPKLDAEAVTSMHGHCDIKTDSSGGGSMVATTNSSSISEYLMNMLPGWHVDDFLMDDVTAQAFYGGGGGGGGGGGESIQRNGYQQQCVEWL; encoded by the exons ATGAAGGTGCAGTGCGAGGTCTGCACTGCGGAGGCCGCGTCGGTGTTCTGCTGCGCCGACGAAGCTGCGCTCTGCGACAGCTGCGACCGCCGCGTCCACGGCGCCAACAGGCTTGCCGGCAAGCACCGCCGCTTCTCCCTCCTCCATCCCTCTTCTTCCGCCCAGCCCCCGCCACTCTGCGATGTTTGCAAG GAGAAGACGGGCTTCCTCTTCTGCCAAGAGGACCGCGCCATCTTGTGCAGGGACTGCGACCTTCCGATCCACAGCGCCTCAGCACTCACCATGAAGCACAGCAGGTTCCTCCTCACCGGTATCCGCCTCTCCGCCGCTCCGAAACTGGACGCCGAGGCCGTGACCAGTATGCATGGCCACTGCGACATCAAAACcgacagcagcggcggcggcagcatgGTGGCAACGACGAACAGCAGTAGTATCTCGGAGTACCTGATGAACATGCTGCCCGGATGGCACGTCGATGACTTCCTAATGGACGACGTCACCGCACAAGCCTTCT acggaggaggtggaggaggaggaggaggaggaggtgaatcCATTCAACGTAATGGATACCAGCAACAGTGTGTGGAATGGCTATGA
- the LOC135626759 gene encoding early nodulin-like protein 8: MHRFPILIPDSLRTSFQVVAMMLLLSLLQQNGCWCYQYKVGDLDCWGLPPPSDPLLYSSWSKNHHFSLGDSLLFLYPPSQDSVIQVTERAFNSCGLEDPIMTLRDGNSLFNLSAPGYYYFISGVAGHCEKNQKLAIAIPSANGTFFPPAADFATAPTGSQSYPIVFGPASAQGPSTAPAAVVRAPAAMGSVVVAAALLLGFSLL; encoded by the exons ATGCATCGTTTTCCCATCTTAATTCCCGATAGCCTTCGGACATCGTTCCAGGTAGTGGCAATGATGCTGCTGCTGTCGCTTCTACAGCAGAATGGCTGCTGGTGCTACCAGTACAAAGTTGGAGACCTCGACTGTTGGGGTCTGCCCCCTCCCTCCGACCCCCTCCTCTACTCCTCCTGGTCTAAGAACCACCACTTTAGCCTCGGTGACTCACTCT TGTTCCTGTACCCGCCGAGCCAGGACTCGGTGATCCAGGTGACGGAGCGGGCGTTCAACAGCTGCGGCCTGGAGGATCCCATAATGACGCTGCGCGACGGCAACTCCCTCTTCAACCTGTCGGCGCCCGGGTACTACTACTTCATCAGCGGCGTCGCTGGCCACTGCGAGAAGAACCAGAAGCTGGCCATCGCCATCCCCTCTGCCAACGGCACCTTCTTCCCGCCGGCCGCAGACTTCGCCACCGCGCCGACGGGGTCGCAGTCCTACCCGATCGTATTCGGCCCCGCGTCGGCTCAGGGACCCAGCACAGCGCCAGCAGCGGTCGTCAGGGCCCCCGCGGCCATGGGAtccgtcgtcgtcgccgccgctctGCTTCTCGGTTTCAGTCTCCTGTGA
- the LOC135626757 gene encoding SH3 domain-containing protein 2-like, with product MEAIRKQASKLREQVARQQQAVLKQFGGSVYGGSDNVITDSPEYQQHQKLEKLYISTRAAKHFQRDIVRGVEGYIVTGSKQIEIGNKLSEDSRKYGGENTCTSGNTLSKGALSYARARAQMENERGNLLKALGTQVAEPLRAMVMGAPLEDARHLAQRYDRMRQDTEAQAIEVSKRQIKVRETVGGGDYISKLEAAEAKLQELKSNMAVLGKEAVAAMTAVEAQQQRLTLQRLIAMVESERTYHQKVLQILEQLEAEMLSERQRIEASPNPATENFVPPPPSYEEANGIFANSTVDTSTDTMEYFLAEVIQSYQAETDVELNLSVGDYVVVRKVSNNGWAEGECKGKAGWFPCAYIERRDRVLASKIVQIL from the exons ATGGAAGCCATCAGGAAGCAGGCCTCCAAGCTCAGGGAGCAGGTCGCCAGGCAGCAGCAG GCTGTTTTAAAGCAATTTGGAGGTAGTGTATATGGAGGTTCTGATAATGTAATTACAGATTCACCAGAATATCAGCAGCATCAAAAACTAGAAAAGCTTTACATATCAACCCGAGCTGCCAAG CATTTTCAAAGGGATATAGTCCGTGGCGTTGAAGGCTATATTGTTACAGGATCCAAACAAATTGAAATAG GCAATAAATTATCTGAAGATAGTAGGAAATATGGCGGTGAGAACACCTGCACCAGTGGAAATACACTGTCAAAAGGTGCTTTATCTTATGCAAGAGCTCGTGCTCAAATGGAGAATGAACGTGGGAAtcttctaaaagctcttggtacccAG GTTGCAGAGCCATTAAGAGCTATGGTAATGGGTGCTCCATTGGAAGATGCTCGACACCTTGCCCAAAGATATGATAGGATGCGCCAAGATACTGAAGCTCAG GCTATTGAAGTTTCAAAGCGTCAAATAAAAGTAAGAGAAACTGTTGGTGGTGGTGACTACATTTCAAAGTTAGAAGCCGCTGAAGCCAAGTTGCAGGAATTAAAATCTAATATGGCAGTGTTGGGTAAGGAAGCCGTTGCAGCAATGACAGCCGTGGAGGCCCAACAACAAAGATTAACCTTACAGCGGCTTATTGCTATG GTTGAATCAGAGCGCACTTACCATCAGAAGGTCCTACAAATTCTCGAACAACTTGAAGCAGAG ATGCTGTCAGAGCGTCAAAGAATTGAAGCATCTCCAAATCCAGCAACAGAAAACTTTGTGCCGCCTCCCCCATCATATGAAGAAGCCAATGGCATTTTTGCTAACTCAACTGTTGATACATCAACTGATACCATGGAATACTTTTTagctgag GTTATTCAATCATATCAGGCCGAGACAGATGTGGAGCTTAACTTGTCAGTTGGTGACTATGTTGTTGTACGTAAG GTATCAAATAATGGTTGGGCTGAAGGTGAATGCAAAGGAAAGGCAGGTTGGTTCCCTTGCGCATACATCGAGAGGCGGGACCGTGTGCTTGCAAGTAAAAttgttcaaattttgtag
- the LOC135626756 gene encoding cytochrome P450 84A1-like produces MGWSEEVTPLHFMVCFALPLVLLYVVATRRRGKLPFPPGPPQLPVIGNMLMMDQLTHRGLAKLGEHYGGLCHLRLGFLHAFAVSTPEIARQVLQVQDNVFSNRPATIAISYLTYNRADMAFAHYGPFWRQMRKLCVMKLFSKKRAESWASVREEVDAAVRSLADRAGSAVNVGELLFNLTKNIIFRAAFGTQSHENQNEFISILQEFSKLFGSFNIGDFIPWLSWMDPQGINKRLKVARASLDRFIDKIIDEHMANRKEADASDADMVDDMLAFLDESGYRCQAGERDDLQGTLKLTRNNIKAIIMDVMFGGTETVASAIEWAMAELMKSPEDMKRVQQELAHVVGLDRKVHESDLDKLSFLKCVTKETLRLHPPIPLLLHETAEDCEVAGYTVPARSRVMINVWAIGRDKSSWEDADAFRPSRFTPGGCAASLDFKGNYFEFLPFGSGRRSCPGMQLGLHALELAVAQLIHCFTWTLPDGMKPSELDMGDVFGLTAPRAVRLAAVPAPRLSCPLY; encoded by the exons ATGGGATGGTCTGAAGAGGTCACGCCCCTGCACTTCATGGTATGCTTCGCTTTACCTTTGGTGCTCCTGTATGTTGTCGCTACGAGAAGACGAGGGAAGCTGCCCTTTCCGCCGGGGCCACCGCAGCTGCCCGTCATCGGCAACATGCTGATGATGGACCAGCTTACACACCGCGGCCTGGCGAAGCTCGGGGAGCACTACGGCGGCCTCTGCCATCTCCGTCTTGGCTTCCTCCACGCCTTCGCGGTGTCCACGCCGGAGATCGCTCGACAAGTGCTTCAGGTGCAAGACAACGTCTTCTCCAATCGCCCGGCCACCATCGCCATCTCTTACCTCACCTACAACCGCGCCGACATGGCCTTCGCCCACTACGGGCCCTTCTGGCGCCAGATGCGCAAGCTCTGCGTGATGAAGCTCTTCAGCAAGAAGCGCGCCGAGTCGTGGGCCTCCGTCCGTGAGGAGGTCGATGCGGCCGTCCGCTCCCTCGCCGACCGCGCTGGCTCTGCTGTCAACGTCGGCGAGCTCTTGTTCAACCTCACCAAGAACATCATCTTCCGGGCGGCGTTCGGGACGCAGAGCCACGAGAACCAGAACGAGTTCATCTCCATACTTCAGGAGTTCTCCAAGCTATTCGGCTCGTTCAACATCGGGGACTTCATCCCATGGCTCAGCTGGATGGATCCGCAGGGCATCAACAAGCGGCTCAAGGTGGCACGAGCGTCGCTCGACAGATTCATCGACAAGATCATCGACGAGCACATGGCGAACCGCAAGGAGGCTGATGCATCCGATGCTGACATGGTGGACGACATGCTCGCCTTCCTTGATGAGTCCGGCTACCGCTGCCAAGCAGGGGAGAGAGATGATCTCCAGGGAACCCTCAAGTTGACCAGGAACAATATTAAGGCCATCATCATG GATGTGATGTTCGGCGGCACGGAGACGGTGGCCTCGGCCATCGAATGGGCCATGGCCGAGTTGATGAAGAGCCCTGAGGACATGAAACGGGTGCAACAAGAGCTGGCTCATGTGGTCGGACTCGACCGGAAGGTGCACGAGAGCGACCTCGACAAGCTCTCCTTCCTCAAGTGCGTCACCAAGGAAACGCTCCGCCTCCACCCCCCCATCCCTCTCCTCCTCCACGAGACCGCCGAGGACTGCGAAGTCGCCGGCTACACCGTCCCCGCTCGCTCCCGCGTCATGATCAACGTGTGGGCCATAGGCCGGGACAAGTCCTCATGGGAGGACGCCGACGCGTTCCGGCCGTCGAGGTTCACCCCTGGCGGCTGCGCCGCATCTCTCGACTTCAAGGGCAACTACTTCGAGTTCCTACCCTTCGGGTCGGGCCGGCGCTCGTGCCCGGGCATGCAGCTGGGCCTGCACGCGCTGGAGCTCGCGGTGGCGCAGCTGATCCACTGCTTCACGTGGACGCTGCCGGACGGAATGAAGCCCAGCGAGCTCGACATGGGGGACGTGTTCGGGCTGACGGCGCCGAGGGCGGTGCGGCTCGCTGCCGTCCCTGCACCACGTCTCAGCTGTCCACTATACTGA
- the LOC135626755 gene encoding zinc finger CCCH domain-containing protein 19-like, producing MHQLRSLHALVTCASPTESLARESKNPRSLFSASPRLPPLIEEEKSKLFQNPRSPSMEPEDRDNRVVSFLSPTDCISLPPPPQDDNGGDATAVGACVIDEPHLLRSPFAYDAAAAEETLPKRKRGRPRKAHVAGGRKTASKRVEEVCFVCYGGGDLLVCDRRGCLKGYHPTCVNRDQAFFHSQSRWECGWHTCSICKKAATYKCYTCTYSLCKGCIREARYFCVRGSKGFCETCYRTTIMIESNGESNEEKGRLDFDNRNSLEYLFNVYWLTLKGKLSLTLEELGNAKDTWKGSGTSVYNEETSDELYDANDDEEASSDSSPGCDDGSNSSRKKIGGHSRKPTDVEGPADNEKKSLSEDSEWATPELLGLVAHMKNGDKSVMSQFDVQALLLEYIKQNKLRDPHRKSQIVCDTRLYNLFGKARVGHFEMLKLLESHFFIKEASQASTHDNQGGTVDSQSGQTDAEEYNNITGIVSDKRQKTRKRVEREPQFNLEDYAAIDVHNINLIYLRRSLMEDLINDDSFSKKVVGSFVRIRISGAAGQKQDMYRLVQVMGTHVVAEKYKLGKKTIDIAVEILNLDKIEILSIDALSNQEFTEEECKRLRQSIKCGLISRLTVGDVLQKAKVLQEVRVKDWLESEKSRLGHLRDRASETGRRKELRKCIEKLQVLSTPEERQRRVNEVPEIHVDPNMDPNYESLEEEADTDRKDANYFIRSRKIKGKELLSPHKGGSISNYHAAKDSSTSWLSNRNTQVLGTEDKIEAVVSPGDRKNEASWSDGNVGWISLETPKEHAHSTKLEASVWNSKQLANEVPLASNIGEGDKVWHYQDPSGRIQGPFSMMQLHKWSSTGYFPHCLRIWLTSQKQEDSVLLTDVLPKILKDSQQEPQLTCYSQPANLAGATAHTRHEWNIGWRGNENPALVGSKQNDRHYIGNQSDIIISAAGCSVSDAVRYAPQSANYGGPNRELMTHHEGRIGLYPRVWNTSNDMNSWYGQPTSYNSPGPISSFSGNSYNLPDHQVVPNQAGNAERWNRNQDHGSSWSSIRSRPVGPRDQSYEERHSTRSFSSQKSNQNFAQY from the exons ATGCACCAGCTTCGCAGTTTGCACGCTCTTGTCACGTGCGCATCACCGACTGAGAGCTTAGCCCGTGAATCCAAGAATCCCCGGTCGCTCTTTTCCGCTTCCCCTCGCCTTCCACCCCTTATCGAGGAAGAGAAATCCAAGCTGTTCCAAAACCCTAGGTCTCCGTCCATGGAGCCCGAGGATAGGGATAACCGCGTCGTTAGCTTCCTTTCTCCCACAGACTGTATCTCGCTGCCTCCGCCGCCGCAAGATGACAACGGAGGAGACGCCACGGCGGTCGGAGCCTGCGTCATAGACGAGCCCCACCTCCTCCGCTCTCCTTTTGCCTATGACGCCGCGGCGGCGGAAGAGACCCTGCCAAAGCGGAAGCGCGGGCGCCCGCGGAAGGCTCACGTTGCCGGAGGGAGAAAGACGGCATCCAAGAGGGTGGAGGAAGTGTGTTTTGTATGCTACGGAGGTGGTGATCTCCTGGTGTGTGATCGTAG GGGTTGTCTAAAGGGATACCACCCGACGTGCGTCAACCGGGATCAGGCCTTCTTTCATTCGCAGAGTCGGTGGGAATGTG GTTGGCATACTTGCAGCATTTGTAAAAAAGCTGCCACTTACAAGTGTTATACCTGTACATACTCCCTGTGCAAAGGTTGCATTAGAGAAGCTAGATATTTTTGTGTAAGAGGCAGCAAGGGATTCTGTGAGACTTGCTATAGGACTACAATAATGATAGAATCAAATGGGGAATCTAATGAGGAAAAG GGTCGGTTAGACTTTGATAATAGAAATAGCTTGGAATATTTGTTCAATGTGTATTGGTTGACACTTAAAGGCAAGCTATCGTTAACATTAGAAGAGTTAGGTAATGCTAAAGATACATGGAAAGGATCTGGTACTTCTGTGTATAATGAGGAGACTTCTGATGAGTTATATGATGCTAATGATGATGAAGAAGCTAGCTCTGACAGCTCTCCAGGATGTGATGATGGTAGCAATTCGTCAAGGAAAAAAATTGGAGGACATTCTAGGAAACCCACCGATGTTGAAGGTCCTGCTGATAATGAGAAGAAATCCTTGTCTGAAGACAGTGAATGGGCTACACCTGAGCTCTTAGGACTTGTAGCACACATGAAAAATGGTGATAAATCTGTTATGTCTCAGTTTGATGTTCAGGCTCTTCTACTGGagtacataaagcaaaataaacttCGTGATCCTCATAGAAAAAGTCAAATTGTTTGTGATACAAGACTATATAACTTGTTTGGGAAAGCACGGGTGGGACATTTTGAAATGTTAAAGCTTCTAGAGTCCCACTTTTTTATCAAAGAAGCTTCACAGGCAAGCACTCATGATAACCAAGGGGGAACTGTAGATTCTCAATCTGGTCAGACTGATGCTGAAGAATACAATAACATAACAGGCATTGTTTCTGATAAGCGACAAAAAACCCGTAAAAGAGTTGAAAGAGAACCACAGTTCAATCTTGAAGATTATGCAGCAATAGATGTCCACAACATCAATTTGATTTACCTGCGTCGCAGTTTAATGGAGGATTTAATTAATGATGATAGTTTTAGCAagaaagttgttggctcttttgtTCGAATAAGGATTTCAGGTGCAGCAGGTCAAAAGCAAGATATGTATCGACTTGTTCAAGTTATGG GCACACATGTGGTTGCAGAAAAATACAAACTGGGAAAGAAGACAATAGATATTGCAGTGGAGATATTGAATTTAGACAAGATAGAGATCTTATCTATCGATGCTCTTTCAAACCAGGAGTTTACAGAG GAGGAATGCAAACGCTTGCGACAGAGCATAAAATGTGGGCTGATTAGTCGGTTGACCGTG GGGGATGTTCTACAAAAAGCCAAGGTTCTCCAAGAAGTAAGAGTCAAGGAT TGGTTGGAAAGCGAGAAGTCACGACTTGGTCACCTTCGTGATCGGGCAAGCGAAACTGGTCGTAGAAAGGA GCTTAGAAAGTGCATAGAAAAGTTGCAGGTTCTGAGCACACCTGAGGAACGCCAGCGTAGAGTTAATGAAGTTCCAGAAATACATGTTGATCCAAATATGGATCCAAATTACGAGTCCCTTGAGGAAGAAGCTGATACTGATAGAAAAG ATGCAAATTATTTTATCAGGTCAAGGAAGATCAAAGGAAAGGAGTTACTATCTCCACACAAAGGAGGGTCAATTTCAAATTACCATGCAGCAAAAGATTCAAGTACCAGTTGGTTGTCTAATAGAAATACACAAGTATTAGGTACAGAAGACAAGATTGAAGCAGTAGTGTCCCCGGGTGATCGAAAAAATGAAGCTTCATGGAGTGATGGTAATGTCGGCTGGATCAGTTTGGAAACTCCAAAAGAACATGCACATTCAACAAAACTGGAGGCCAGTGTTTGGAACAGTAAGCAACTCGCTAATGAAGTTCCACTTGCGTCAAACATCGGCGAGGGTGATAAGGTGTGGCACTACCAAGATCCATCTGGGAGAATCCAAGGgcctttttcaatgatgcagttgCACAAGTGGAGCTCCACTGGATACTTTCCACATTGTCTTAGGATATGGTTAACATCCCAAAAGCAAGAAGATTCTGTGTTATTGACTGATGTACTGCCGAAGATCCTGAAGGATTCACAACAAGAACCTCAACTTACTTGTTATAGCCAGCCTGCAAATCTTGCAGGTGCAACAGCTCATACAAGACATGAGTGGAATATAGGTTGGAGAGGGAACGAAAATCCAGCATTAGTAGGATCGAAGCAAAATGATAGGCACTATATTGGAAACCAGAGTGATATTATTATATCTGCTGCTGGTTGCAGTGTGTCAGATGCTGTCAGATATGCCCCTCAGTCAGCAAACTACGGTGGACCAAACAGGGAGCTGATGACTCACCATGAAGGAAGAATTGGGTTGTATCCAAGAGTCTGGAATACATCAAATGATATGAATTCTTGGTATGGTCAACCCACAAGTTATAACAGCCCAGGCCCCATTTCTTCATTTTCTGGAAATTCATACAATTTACCAGACCACCAGGTTGTACCAAATCAGGCAGGAAATGCTGAGAGATGGAACAGGAACCAGGATCatggaagttcatggagctcaaTCAGATCCAGGCCCGTTGGACCAAGGGATCAAAGTTATGAAGAACGACATTCTACTCGGAGCTTTTCTAGCCAAAAGTCTAATCAAAATTTTGCACAATACTAA
- the LOC135626758 gene encoding probable plastid-lipid-associated protein 10, chloroplastic has product MMSHALATPLAIPTPKPRGTHRSPLGRLGPSPRPSGRLAAVSTAAAPPAAELERRKLDLLQAVQETQRGLAATADQRSAVEEALVCVEEYDAGSPVNLSELDGTWRLNYTSASDVLVLFEAAARLPFLQVGQIFQKFECKDRSDGGMVRNVVRWSISPLLEELEGATLVVSAKFSVLSKRNIFLEFEEVAVENIRISEELQALIAPAILPRSYLSLQILQFIRTFRTQVPVSGPERRSPGGLYYLSYLDRDMLLGRAVGGGGVFVFTKAQPITLQ; this is encoded by the exons ATGATGAGCCACGCATTGGCCACGCCTCTTGCAATCCCGACCCCCAAACCCAGGGGCACCCACCGCTCGCCGCTCGGTCGGCTCGGCCCATCTCCTCGGCCCAGTGGACGTCTCGCCGCTGTCAGTACCGCCGCCGCACCTCCG GCGGCGGAGCTGGAGAGGAGGAAGCTCGACCTCCTTCAAGCCGTCCAGGAAACACAGCGCGGCCTAGCTGCCACCGCCGACCAGCGCTCCGCCGTCGAGGAGGCCCTC GTCTGCGTCGAGGAGTACGACGCCGGCTCGCCGGTGAATCTCTCGGAGCTGGATGGCACGTGGCGGCTCAACTACACATCAGCCTCCGACGTCCTCGTCCTCTTTGAGGCCGCGGCTAGACTCCCCTTTCTTCAG GTCGGGCAGATTTTTCAGAAATTCGAGTGTAAGGATCGATCTGATGGCGGCATGGTCCGCAATGTGGTGCGTTGGAGTATATCTCCCCTGTTGGAG GAGCTAGAAGGTGCAACGTTGGTGGTTTCTGCAAAGTTCTCTGTTCTTTCCAAGCGCAACATATTTCTTGAGTTTGAGGAG GTTGCTGTTGAAAACATCAGAATTAGTGAAGAGCTGCAAGCATTGATAGCTCCAGCTATACTTCCTCGTTCATATTTAAGTCTACAG ATATTGCAGTTTATACGGACTTTCCGAACTCAAGTGCCTGTAAGTGGTCCAGAAAG AAGGTCACCTGGAGGATTGTATTACCTGTCATACTTGGATCGCGATATGCTTTTAGGCCGTGCCGTTGGTGGTGGAGGTGTCTTCGTCTTTACAAAGGCACAACCTATTACACTACAGTAA
- the LOC103972075 gene encoding uncharacterized protein LOC103972075 → MEVYGKSMIAEPSNVIYLSSILNKEGLIPSHKCDKRCQNEHVFGNMYRCKLTGLTHICDKNCEQRILYDNHSSLCRVSGQFFPLSPAEEQAVRGVRRKLEVTNTDGCAFKRRRDAQLHPSPFERIFSAVSPICSQIGDGMDMS, encoded by the coding sequence ATGGAGGTATATGGCAAATCTATGATTGCCGAGCCAAGCAATGTGATTTACTTGTCCAGTATTCTTAACAAGGAAGGGCTGATTCCTAGTCACAAATGTGACAAGAGGTGCCAAAACGAACATGTGTTTGGGAACATGTACCGCTGCAAACTAACAGGACTGACACACATCTGCGATAAAAATTGTGAGCAGAGGATTTTGTACGATAACCATAGTTCTCTTTGCAGAGTGAGCGGCCAGTTTTTTCCTCTTTCGCCAGCAGAAGAGCAGGCGGTGAGAGGAGTCCGAAGGAAGCTGGAAGTGACAAATACCGATGGCTGTGCTTTTAAGCGCAGGCGCGATGCCCAGCTGCATCCTTCTCCCTTCGAGAGGATCTTTTCTGCAGTCTCTCCAATATGCAGTCAAATTGGAGATGGCATGGATATGAGTTAG